A genomic window from Triticum urartu cultivar G1812 chromosome 7, Tu2.1, whole genome shotgun sequence includes:
- the LOC125519455 gene encoding uncharacterized protein LOC125519455: MVGRWRGDLLEKKLDAWGLEGWPGRRRTGNGEWYLGGRDGEAAGADGEASAIPQQIGITHILAGLLRLQELPPSQPPEARTNVAGSCCLDKRTGAAISAPAGQVRSPPPSAAWLSPTSRPGGAVLEEALHWASNLPPRLPSPSSKVSASSCGAWSTRRRWDPNMSAALPDGEVFYLVALLQFCRPYPGGGPAVMELVAQNGAIVDACRSNGYDFKIYFRRYHTEADWARHFGAKWAHFVERKARYDTLAILAPGQKIFARTPSSSRVDRS, encoded by the exons ATGGTGGGGAGGTGGCGTGGGGATTTGCTGGAGAAAAAACTCGACGCatggggcctagagggatggccggggcggagGAGGACCGGCAATGGGGAGTGGTACCTGGGAGGGCGGGACGGCGAGGCCGCGGGGGCCGACGGCGAGGCCAGCG CCATTCCCCAACAAATTGGCATCACGCATATTCTTGCTGGCCTCCTACGGCTACAAGAGCTTCCGCCGTCGCAACCCCCGGAAGCCCGGACCAACGTTGCTGGAAGCTGTTGCCTCGACAAGCGCACGGGCGCGGCCATCTCGGCGCCGGCAGGACAAGTTCGATCGCCTCCGCCGTCGGCGGCCTGGCTTTCCCCGACGTCCCGGCCGGGCGGAGCAGTGTTAGAGGAGGCCCTCCACTGGGCCTCGAACCTGCCACCCAGACTTCCTTCGCCGTCCTCGAAGGTCTCGGCCAGTTCGTGCGGGGCCTGGAGTACGCGGCGGAG GTGGGACCCGAACATGTCGGCGGCGCTGCCGGACGGCGAGGTCTTCTACCTGGTGGCGCTGCTGCAGTTCTGCCGGCCCTACCCGGGCGGCGGCCCCGCGGTGATGGAGCTGGTGGCGCAGAACGGCGCCATCGTCGACGCCTGCCGGAGCAACGGCTACGACTTCAAGATCTACTTCCGGCGCTACCACACCGAGGCGGACTGGGCGCGCCACTTCGGCGCTAAGTGGGCCCATTTCGTCGAGCGCAAGGCCCGCTACGACACGCTGGCGATCCTCGCGCCGGGCCAGAAGATCTTCGCCAGGACACCTTCGTCGTCACGGGTCGATCGATCGTAG
- the LOC125521929 gene encoding aspartyl protease family protein 1-like: MARSTCLSLVTVAMAVAVVAELAAAGEASSGIGFDLHHRSSPVVRRWAEARGHAWWAEAEGTPEYYAALSRHDRAHLARRGLAEGDAKGLLNFASGNLTFRLEGSLHYAEVAVGTPNATFLVALDTGSDLFWVPCDCKQCAPIANASELRGGPELRPYSPGKSSTSKAVTCEHALCERPNACAANNSTSCPYTVRYVSANTSSSGVLVEDVLHLSREEAGGASSTAVKAPVVLGCGQVQTGAFLDGAAVDGLLGLGMDKVSVPSVLAAAGLVASDSFSMCFSPDGLGRINFGDAGRRGQAETPFTVRNTHPTYNISVAAMTVEGKELAAEFAAVVDSGTSFTYLNDPAYTELATSFDSQVREKRANLSASIPFEYCYQLARGQTELFVPEVSLTTRGGAVFPVTRPFVLIAGETSDGQMVAVGYCLAVLKNDITIDIIGQNFMTGLKVVFDRERSVLGWHEFDCYKDVEKEGHGGSPGAAPGPSPTTRIKPRQSETTPYPGAVPVTPRQAGSGGSRLSFSLALLLPLLAYAAAVV, encoded by the exons ATGGCTCGCTCCACCTGTCTGTCGCTCGTCACCGTCGCCATGGCCGTGGCCGTGGTCGCGGAGCTCGCTGCTGCCGGCGAGGCGTCTTCCGGGATCGGGTTCGACCTGCACCACCGGTCCTCGCCCGTGGTGAGGCGGTGGGCGGAGGCGCGCGGCCACGCGTGGTGGGCCGAGGCCGAGGGCACGCCGGAGTACTACGCTGCGCTGTCCCGCCACGACCGCGCGCACCTCGCCCGCCGCGGGCTGGCCGAGGGCGACGCGAAGGGGCTGCTCAACTTCGCCAGCGGCAACCTCACGTTCCGGCTAGAGGGGTCGCTGCACTACGCGGAGGTGGCCGTGGGCACGCCCAACGCGACGTTCCTGGTTGCGCTGGACACCGGCAGCGACCTCTTCTGGGTGCCCTGCGACTGCAAGCAGTGCGCGCCCATCGCCAACGCCTCGGAGCTGCGCGGCGGGCCGGAGCTCCGCCCGTACAGCCCGGGCAAGTCGTCGACGAGCAAGGCCGTGACCTGCGAGCACGCGCTCTGCGAGCGGCCCAACGCGTGCGCCGCCAACAACAGCACCAGCTGCCCGTACACCGTGAGGTACGTCTCcgccaacacctcctcctccgggGTGCTGGTGGAGGACGTGCTCCACCTCAGCCGGGAGGAGGCCGGGGGCGCGTCTTCGACGGCGGTGAAGGCGCCCGTGGTGCTCGGGTGCGGGCAGGTGCAGACGGGCGCGTTCCTGGACGGCGCCGCCGTGGACGGCCTGCTGGGGCTCGGCATGGACAAGGTGTCCGTGCCCAGCGTGCTGGCCGCCGCCGGCCTCGTCGCCTCCGACAGCTTCTCCATGTGCTTCAGCCCCGACGGCCTCGGCCGCATCAACTTCGGCGACGCCGGCCGCCGCGGCCAGGCCGAGACGCCCTTCACCGTCCGGAACACGCA CCCGACGTACAACATCAGCGTGGCGGCGATGACCGTGGAGGGGAAGGAGCTGGCGGCGGAGTTCGCCGCCGTCGTCGACTCCGGCACGTCCTTCACGTACCTCAACGACCCGGCGTACACGGAGCTGGCCACCAGCTTCGACTCCCAGGTGCGCGAGAAGAGGGCCAACCTCAGCGCCTCCATCCCGTTCGAGTACTGCTACCAGCTGGCCCGCGGGCAGACGGAGCTGTTCGTGCCGGAGGTGAGCCTGACCACCAGGGGCGGGGCCGTGTTCCCGGTCACCCGCCCCTTCGTGCTCATCGCCGGCGAGACCAGCGACGGCCAGATGGTCGCCGTCGGATACTGCCTCGCCGTGCTCAAGAACGACATCACCATCGACATCATCGGCC AGAACTTCATGACCGGCCTCAAGGTGGTGTTCGACCGGGAGAGGTCCGTCCTCGGCTGGCACGAGTTCGACT GTTACAAGGACGTGGAGAAGGAGGGCCACGGCGGGAGCCCCGGCGCGGCTCCGGGGCCGTCGCCGACGACCCGTATCAAGCCGCGGCAGAGCGAGACGACGCCGTACCCCGGCGCGGTGCCGGTGACGCCGAGGCAGGCCGGCTCAGGCGGCAGCCgcctctccttctccctggcgCTGCTGCTTCCCCTGCTGGCTTACGCCGCGGCCGTGGTCTGA